The proteins below are encoded in one region of Pseudomonas entomophila L48:
- a CDS encoding LysR substrate-binding domain-containing protein, whose translation MSVSAKPNRSLFDLDLLRAIVVVADCGSFTTAAARLHSTQSTISQKVRRLEDMVGHRLLVRGNRDVLPTDAGQTLLGYARHMLALNDQMLEALAGAMVGVTVRLGVPEDFVGGRTTNALAAFSRRHPQVKLEVTSGLCRDLSQAYDNGELDLVLLKQRRNSREGVACWPERLQWIDSAQAPSFDLDPVPLVTFPPRGLYRDDMISAIESMGRRWRISFTSSSLSGIQAAVADGMGISLLPPRAATVEHRVLGSAQGLPEVDSYEIVIVHRPTADVMVKALADVLTQLLAVNAL comes from the coding sequence ATGTCCGTCAGCGCAAAACCGAATAGATCGCTGTTCGACCTCGATCTGCTCCGCGCCATCGTCGTGGTCGCCGATTGCGGCAGCTTCACCACCGCGGCCGCGCGCCTGCACTCCACCCAGTCCACCATCAGCCAGAAGGTCCGGCGCCTGGAAGACATGGTCGGGCATCGCTTGCTGGTACGTGGCAATCGCGACGTATTGCCCACCGATGCCGGCCAGACGTTGCTGGGTTACGCCCGCCATATGCTGGCCTTGAACGACCAGATGCTCGAGGCCCTGGCCGGGGCGATGGTTGGCGTCACCGTGCGCCTCGGCGTGCCCGAGGATTTCGTGGGTGGGCGTACCACCAACGCCTTGGCGGCGTTCAGTAGGCGTCACCCGCAGGTCAAGCTGGAAGTCACCAGCGGCCTGTGCCGCGACCTGAGCCAGGCCTATGACAATGGCGAGCTGGACCTGGTGCTGCTCAAGCAGCGACGCAACAGCCGGGAAGGCGTGGCTTGCTGGCCTGAGCGGCTGCAGTGGATCGACAGCGCGCAAGCCCCCTCCTTTGACCTCGACCCGGTGCCCCTGGTGACCTTTCCGCCACGAGGCCTTTACCGCGACGACATGATCAGCGCGATCGAAAGCATGGGGCGGCGTTGGCGCATCAGTTTCACCAGTTCGAGCCTCAGTGGCATCCAGGCTGCGGTGGCCGATGGCATGGGTATCAGCTTGTTGCCGCCGCGGGCGGCAACCGTCGAACACCGGGTGCTGGGCAGCGCGCAGGGGCTGCCGGAGGTCGATAGCTACGAAATCGTGATCGTGCATCGGCCGACGGCGGATGTGATGGTCAAGGCGTTGGCCGATGTGCTGACGCAGCTGCTGGCGGTCAACGCGCTTTGA
- a CDS encoding patatin-like phospholipase family protein, which yields MEIEDLIDNPTLLDLLARVKEDCKDKAFSDIVDAQGNQYVDLVMEGGGMLGIALVGYTYVLEQAGIRFLGVGGTSAGSINALLLASLDEPGKPKGEKLLAELANTNLRDFVDGDADVQDFIESWLGGAGKFKLAFKAAQVIDNLQNDLGLNPGTAFSVWLEQLMAREGVHDFASLAKRMQTMPDGLRLRSGVPIDKPVEALFRLAIIATDVTTQTKVEFPRMASLYWDDVDSVHPAMFARASMSIPYFFHPLKVGNIPSDQAAEARWQAWAGYHTVDEGRLPDEVLFIDGGIMSNFPIDVFHDSNKVPNNPTFGVKLGLDKRLNDIKGPLNMLVTLFNTARNSRDLDFIQRNPDYSKLVTWIPTEGFNGLDFSMSDEDKISLFLEGARCAAEFLSNFDWPGYKALRARTAQQAAAAGA from the coding sequence ATGGAAATCGAAGATCTCATAGACAACCCGACGCTGCTCGACCTGCTCGCCCGCGTCAAAGAGGACTGCAAAGACAAAGCCTTCAGCGACATCGTCGATGCACAGGGCAACCAATATGTCGACCTGGTCATGGAAGGCGGGGGCATGCTGGGCATTGCCTTGGTGGGCTATACCTATGTCCTCGAACAGGCGGGTATTCGTTTTCTGGGCGTGGGCGGCACCTCGGCCGGCTCGATCAATGCGCTGTTGCTCGCCTCGCTCGACGAGCCGGGGAAACCCAAAGGTGAGAAGTTGCTGGCGGAACTGGCGAACACCAACCTGCGTGACTTTGTCGACGGCGATGCCGATGTGCAGGACTTCATCGAGAGCTGGCTGGGGGGCGCAGGGAAATTCAAGCTGGCCTTCAAGGCCGCGCAAGTCATCGACAATCTGCAGAATGATCTGGGACTGAACCCAGGCACGGCCTTCAGCGTATGGCTAGAGCAGCTAATGGCAAGGGAAGGCGTCCACGATTTCGCCAGCTTGGCGAAACGGATGCAGACCATGCCGGATGGCTTGCGCCTGAGGTCGGGCGTGCCGATCGACAAACCGGTCGAGGCGTTGTTTCGCCTTGCCATCATCGCGACCGATGTCACGACGCAAACCAAAGTCGAGTTCCCACGCATGGCCAGCCTCTACTGGGATGACGTCGACAGTGTCCATCCGGCCATGTTCGCCAGGGCCTCGATGTCGATCCCCTATTTCTTCCACCCGTTGAAGGTCGGAAACATCCCCAGCGACCAGGCGGCAGAAGCACGCTGGCAGGCGTGGGCAGGCTATCACACGGTGGACGAGGGTCGGCTACCGGATGAAGTGCTCTTCATCGACGGAGGGATCATGTCGAATTTCCCCATCGATGTGTTCCATGATTCGAACAAGGTCCCCAACAACCCGACGTTTGGCGTCAAGCTCGGCCTGGACAAACGCCTGAATGACATCAAGGGGCCTTTGAACATGCTGGTCACCCTCTTCAACACCGCACGCAACAGCCGCGACCTCGACTTCATCCAGCGCAACCCCGATTACAGCAAGCTGGTGACCTGGATCCCCACGGAAGGTTTCAATGGCCTCGACTTCAGCATGTCGGACGAAGACAAGATCAGCCTGTTCCTCGAGGGCGCGCGCTGTGCAGCCGAGTTCCTGAGCAACTTCGACTGGCCTGGGTACAAGGCGCTTCGGGCCCGCACCGCGCAGCAAGCCGCCGCCGCAGGGGCATGA
- the pobA gene encoding 4-hydroxybenzoate 3-monooxygenase, with protein MKTQVAIIGAGPSGLLLGQLLHKAGIDTLIVERQAPDYVLGRIRAGVLEQGTVELLREAGVAARMDREGLVHEGVELVLAGRRQRLDLKALTGGKSVMVYGQTEVTRDLMQAREQSGAPIIYSASRVQPHDIDTTRPYLTFEKEGRTQRVDCDYIAGCDGFHGVSRQSIPPGVLKVYERVYPFGWLGLLADTPPVSHELIYAHHDRGFVLCSQRSHTRSRYYLQVPLEERVENWPDARFWEELKARLPQDVAERLVTGPALEKSIAPLRSQVVEPMQHGRLFLVGDAAHIVPPTGAKGLNLAASDVNYLYRILVKVYREGRTELLAQYSPLALRRVWKGERFSWFMTQLLHDFGDQQDDWDRKMQEADREYFLSSAAGLANIAENYVGLPFEAVE; from the coding sequence ATGAAAACTCAAGTTGCAATCATCGGCGCCGGTCCTTCCGGCTTGCTGCTCGGCCAACTGCTGCACAAGGCCGGTATCGACACCTTGATCGTCGAACGCCAGGCGCCGGACTATGTGCTTGGGCGGATTCGCGCAGGGGTCCTGGAACAGGGGACCGTCGAGCTGCTGCGCGAAGCGGGGGTGGCAGCGCGCATGGACCGCGAGGGCCTGGTGCATGAAGGTGTCGAACTGGTGCTGGCTGGCCGTCGGCAACGCCTGGATCTCAAGGCGCTGACGGGCGGCAAGAGCGTCATGGTGTACGGCCAGACCGAGGTCACCCGTGACCTGATGCAGGCCCGTGAACAGAGCGGCGCCCCGATCATCTACTCGGCCAGCAGGGTCCAGCCCCATGACATCGACACGACGCGGCCGTACCTGACCTTCGAGAAGGAGGGTCGAACGCAGCGGGTCGACTGCGACTACATCGCTGGGTGCGACGGCTTTCACGGCGTCTCCCGGCAGAGCATTCCGCCAGGCGTGCTCAAGGTGTACGAACGGGTCTACCCGTTCGGTTGGCTGGGGTTGCTGGCCGACACGCCGCCGGTCAGTCACGAGCTGATCTACGCCCACCATGACCGTGGCTTCGTGTTGTGCAGCCAGCGTTCGCACACACGCAGCCGCTATTACCTGCAGGTGCCGCTCGAGGAGCGGGTGGAGAACTGGCCGGATGCGCGTTTCTGGGAGGAACTCAAGGCGCGTCTGCCGCAGGACGTGGCAGAGCGCCTGGTGACCGGCCCTGCGCTGGAGAAGAGCATCGCGCCATTGCGCAGCCAGGTGGTCGAACCGATGCAGCATGGCCGGCTGTTCCTGGTCGGCGATGCCGCCCATATCGTCCCGCCCACGGGGGCCAAGGGGCTGAACCTCGCCGCCTCGGACGTCAACTACCTGTACCGGATCCTGGTCAAGGTGTATCGCGAAGGGCGCACCGAGCTGCTGGCCCAGTACTCACCCCTGGCCCTGCGTCGGGTATGGAAGGGGGAGCGCTTCAGCTGGTTCATGACTCAGCTATTGCATGACTTTGGCGACCAGCAGGATGACTGGGACCGCAAGATGCAGGAGGCTGACCGCGAGTACTTCCTGAGTTCGGCGGCGGGGTTGGCGAACATTGCCGAGAACTATGTGGGGTTACCGTTCGAGGCCGTGGAGTAG
- a CDS encoding helix-turn-helix domain-containing protein — MSTALPGVPLFQLYGECHSRADTDLLHCESISARSRLHHWEIKPHRHAELFQLLYVQQGEAQVEIEGAHSVIRQPAIQVVPPLTVHGFRFNEAIQGHVLTFGMALVAELEQRLGAPLSVLAAPGCYALGQASRRLRTLVDTLQQEYQGNAPARTAMLQALVTTLMVWISRQQPDQPPRNRGERDRQLLSLYLRQVEAHYREHLPVETFATRLGITSPQLNQLCRELTGQTALQVIHQRLLLEARRNLVYTRMSIGQLSDNLGFSDPTYFARFFKRLSGQTPNGFRRSAPCA; from the coding sequence ATGTCGACAGCCCTTCCCGGCGTCCCGCTGTTCCAGCTTTATGGCGAATGCCATAGTCGAGCCGACACCGACCTGCTGCACTGCGAGTCGATTTCCGCGCGCAGTCGCCTGCACCATTGGGAAATCAAGCCGCACCGGCACGCCGAGCTGTTCCAGCTGCTCTATGTGCAACAGGGTGAAGCGCAGGTGGAAATCGAGGGCGCGCACAGCGTCATACGGCAACCGGCCATCCAGGTGGTCCCGCCCCTGACCGTGCATGGCTTTCGCTTCAATGAAGCGATCCAGGGCCATGTGCTGACCTTCGGCATGGCGCTGGTGGCGGAGCTCGAACAGCGCCTCGGCGCGCCATTGAGCGTGCTGGCCGCGCCGGGTTGCTATGCGCTGGGCCAGGCGAGTCGGCGACTGCGCACGCTGGTCGACACCTTGCAGCAGGAATACCAGGGCAACGCCCCGGCGCGCACAGCCATGCTGCAGGCATTGGTCACCACGCTGATGGTGTGGATCAGCCGCCAGCAACCCGACCAACCCCCGCGCAACCGTGGTGAACGTGACCGCCAGTTGCTCAGCCTGTACTTGCGCCAGGTCGAGGCGCATTACCGTGAACACCTGCCTGTCGAGACCTTCGCCACTCGCCTGGGCATCACCAGCCCCCAGCTTAACCAACTGTGCCGTGAACTGACCGGGCAGACCGCGCTGCAGGTCATCCACCAGCGGCTGCTGCTCGAGGCCCGGCGCAACCTGGTGTACACCCGCATGAGCATCGGGCAGCTATCGGACAACCTGGGTTTCAGCGACCCGACCTACTTCGCCCGTTTCTTCAAGCGCCTGAGCGGTCAGACCCCCAACGGCTTCCGGCGCTCGGCGCCCTGCGCATGA
- a CDS encoding tetratricopeptide repeat protein, producing the protein MPRRQLILIALLLLILVPGVLVYWWHAPQPSPPNVPPHSYAKALRQAHDGQPGAARVLYQQLQRDDLAPIRRAALYAELPNYPSPQALKLAQQDLEHADPMVRRAAIASIRRLLPAAQRSLVLGPLLEDDEQSVRFAAVDALLGLDPDAIGLYFGPLQDALEQYEQTLEQQPDDAGAQVHLARLYMHEQAFEPATRALQRSLGLAPEGLDALATQVRLLERQGQHDASRQVLAKALALRPDSAFLQYELGLWLTRHEQPEYALLALARAVELEPDNSDYRYTLAVTLHQLEQIDAAQKQLEAVLNHEPANRRARILLIKYWKETGQLQNVQVLLAELERQNPDDPYLQQGL; encoded by the coding sequence ATGCCCAGACGCCAGCTCATCTTGATCGCCCTGCTGCTCCTGATCCTGGTGCCAGGCGTGCTCGTCTATTGGTGGCATGCACCGCAACCCTCGCCGCCCAACGTGCCCCCACACAGCTACGCCAAGGCCTTGCGCCAGGCCCATGATGGCCAACCAGGCGCCGCGCGCGTGCTGTACCAGCAACTGCAACGTGACGACCTGGCGCCGATCCGCCGTGCCGCACTGTACGCCGAACTGCCCAACTATCCCTCGCCCCAGGCGCTGAAGCTGGCCCAGCAGGATCTCGAACACGCCGACCCCATGGTCCGCCGAGCCGCTATCGCCAGCATTCGTCGATTGCTGCCTGCGGCCCAGCGCAGCCTGGTGCTCGGGCCACTGTTGGAGGATGACGAGCAAAGTGTGCGCTTCGCCGCGGTCGATGCCCTGCTCGGTCTCGACCCGGATGCCATCGGCCTGTATTTCGGTCCGCTGCAGGATGCGCTGGAACAGTACGAGCAGACACTGGAGCAGCAGCCCGACGATGCTGGCGCGCAGGTTCACCTGGCCAGGCTGTACATGCATGAGCAAGCCTTCGAACCTGCAACCCGAGCCCTGCAACGCAGTCTCGGCCTGGCCCCCGAGGGGTTGGATGCCCTGGCCACCCAGGTGCGCCTGCTCGAGCGTCAAGGCCAGCATGACGCCTCACGCCAGGTGCTGGCCAAGGCCCTGGCCTTGCGCCCGGACTCGGCGTTCCTGCAGTACGAACTGGGGCTGTGGCTCACGCGCCACGAACAACCAGAATATGCCCTGCTGGCACTTGCCAGGGCCGTCGAGTTGGAACCGGACAACAGCGACTACCGCTATACCCTCGCCGTCACCCTGCACCAGCTCGAGCAAATCGATGCTGCGCAAAAGCAACTGGAGGCGGTGCTGAACCACGAACCGGCCAATCGCCGAGCACGAATTCTGCTGATCAAATACTGGAAAGAAACTGGCCAGTTGCAGAACGTCCAGGTACTGCTCGCCGAACTGGAGCGGCAGAACCCGGACGACCCTTACCTGCAGCAAGGCCTGTGA
- a CDS encoding hybrid sensor histidine kinase/response regulator: protein MSEAITRFDWGRTPLGPVAQWPPTLRIAVDMLLLSPFPKALVWGTDLTVIHNDAYLALLGQKSAAQGDSFDQLWHNAWDHMGGVVFKALEGQGSLVENTALTVLRGGKQTQAWFTCCYSPIRNDQGSVAGFLHALLDTTASVQSTREWRDLAQSFEGQLAHYLADTEHTWQLSPDVMLILDGELRLRTANPAWSRLLGWEQAAQVEGPLLELFHPADRSEVQLALMALEQGIVTNAFEARMRHREGHYCSFRWSATPGQEFPILVGRDITHERQAVQRLAEAALRDSQRMESVVSVAGGLAHEMNNVLSGVGSSLELLERRISQGRLERLDSYVRMARECAQRAIGLTHNLLAFARSQPLAPVAMDVNRVLREAQPFLQQALGGQMSLEWQLDAAPWPVQLDPDQLRNALLHLCANARDACLGRGNLSIRTVNERLVVATEGAAGVPAGDYVLVQVEDDGHGMSQEDLEHAFEPFFTTKPLGQGAGLGLPMVHGFVRQSGGQAWIESTKDKGTRVVLMFPRFQGTLPEPLPLEIGQGQGERVLLVDDEVNLRTLMKEVLVERGFEVCDVTDANAALGQFRHAGPFDLVITDIGLPGGFSGSQVARALRLIRPEQKILFITGFTEQPVEQAMLDEPGTALLFKPFSLETLVGQVHRILKG, encoded by the coding sequence ATGAGCGAAGCGATTACCCGTTTCGACTGGGGGCGCACGCCGCTGGGGCCTGTGGCGCAGTGGCCACCGACCTTGCGTATCGCCGTCGACATGTTGTTGCTGTCACCTTTCCCCAAGGCACTGGTGTGGGGGACGGATCTGACAGTGATCCACAACGATGCCTACCTGGCGTTGCTGGGGCAGAAAAGCGCCGCTCAGGGTGACAGCTTCGACCAGCTTTGGCACAACGCCTGGGACCACATGGGGGGCGTCGTGTTCAAGGCCCTGGAAGGGCAAGGCAGCCTGGTGGAGAACACGGCGCTGACAGTATTGCGTGGCGGCAAGCAAACACAGGCGTGGTTCACTTGCTGCTATTCGCCGATCCGCAATGATCAAGGGTCAGTCGCCGGTTTTCTGCACGCGTTGCTCGACACTACGGCGAGCGTGCAGAGCACGCGAGAGTGGCGCGATCTGGCGCAGTCCTTCGAAGGGCAACTGGCGCATTACCTGGCCGATACTGAACATACCTGGCAATTGTCTCCGGATGTGATGCTGATACTCGACGGGGAGCTGCGCTTGCGCACGGCCAACCCTGCCTGGTCCCGGTTGCTGGGCTGGGAGCAGGCAGCGCAGGTCGAGGGGCCCTTGCTGGAGCTGTTCCACCCAGCTGATCGCAGCGAGGTGCAGCTGGCGCTCATGGCACTTGAGCAGGGGATTGTCACGAACGCCTTCGAAGCCCGGATGCGCCACCGTGAAGGTCATTACTGCTCGTTTCGGTGGAGCGCGACACCCGGTCAGGAATTCCCGATTCTCGTGGGGCGGGATATCACCCATGAGCGGCAGGCCGTCCAGCGCCTTGCCGAGGCGGCCTTGCGTGATAGCCAGCGCATGGAGTCGGTGGTCAGCGTGGCCGGCGGCCTGGCACACGAGATGAACAACGTGCTGTCCGGGGTTGGCAGCAGCCTGGAACTGCTGGAACGACGTATCTCCCAAGGGCGCCTGGAGCGGTTGGACAGCTACGTGCGGATGGCCCGTGAATGTGCCCAGCGCGCCATAGGCCTGACCCACAACCTGCTGGCGTTTGCCCGCAGCCAGCCACTTGCCCCCGTGGCGATGGATGTCAATCGTGTGCTGCGCGAGGCTCAACCCTTCCTGCAACAGGCCCTGGGCGGTCAGATGAGCCTGGAGTGGCAGTTGGACGCAGCCCCCTGGCCCGTCCAGCTCGACCCTGACCAACTGCGCAATGCGCTGCTGCACCTGTGCGCCAATGCGCGTGATGCGTGCCTGGGCCGTGGCAATCTGTCGATCCGTACCGTCAATGAACGGCTTGTCGTCGCCACTGAAGGGGCGGCCGGGGTCCCGGCTGGCGACTATGTGCTGGTTCAGGTCGAAGATGACGGCCATGGCATGTCGCAAGAGGACCTGGAGCACGCTTTCGAACCGTTTTTCACCACCAAGCCACTGGGCCAGGGGGCAGGGCTCGGCTTGCCCATGGTCCATGGCTTCGTACGCCAGTCGGGGGGGCAGGCCTGGATCGAGTCCACCAAGGACAAAGGTACCCGGGTAGTACTGATGTTTCCCAGGTTTCAGGGGACGCTGCCCGAGCCCTTGCCGCTGGAGATTGGGCAGGGGCAGGGCGAGCGGGTGTTGTTGGTCGATGATGAAGTCAATCTGCGCACGTTGATGAAGGAAGTGCTGGTGGAGCGCGGCTTCGAGGTGTGCGACGTGACCGACGCCAACGCCGCATTGGGACAATTCCGTCATGCCGGGCCGTTCGACCTGGTGATCACCGATATCGGTTTGCCGGGAGGCTTCAGCGGTAGCCAGGTCGCCAGGGCGTTGCGGCTGATCAGGCCGGAGCAGAAGATCCTTTTCATCACCGGTTTTACAGAGCAGCCTGTGGAGCAGGCCATGCTCGACGAGCCAGGCACGGCCCTGCTGTTCAAGCCGTTTTCCCTGGAGACCCTGGTCGGGCAGGTTCACCGCATTCTGAAGGGGTGA
- a CDS encoding nucleoside deaminase — MEQDTSAFMQAAIDEARKGLEEGGIPIGSVLVHDGKIIGRGHNRRVQKGSAILHGEMDALENAGRQPASVYQQATLYTTLSPCAMCSGAILLYGIKRVVIGENETFLGEEQLLKNRGVALDVRHDHTCRTLMQQFIEKKPQLWNEDIGR; from the coding sequence ATGGAACAGGACACCTCCGCATTCATGCAGGCGGCCATCGACGAAGCCCGCAAGGGGCTGGAAGAAGGGGGAATCCCCATCGGCTCGGTGCTGGTGCACGACGGCAAGATCATCGGCCGGGGGCATAATCGTCGGGTGCAGAAGGGCAGCGCCATCCTCCATGGAGAAATGGACGCCTTGGAAAATGCCGGGCGCCAGCCGGCCAGTGTCTACCAGCAGGCGACGCTATACACCACCTTGTCGCCCTGTGCCATGTGCAGTGGCGCGATTCTTCTCTACGGCATCAAGCGCGTGGTCATCGGCGAGAACGAAACATTCCTGGGCGAAGAGCAACTGCTCAAAAACCGAGGCGTGGCGCTCGACGTTCGCCACGACCACACCTGCCGCACCTTGATGCAGCAGTTCATCGAGAAAAAACCGCAACTGTGGAATGAAGATATTGGCCGCTGA
- a CDS encoding type 1 glutamine amidotransferase domain-containing protein, protein MNKKILIVLTNTAKYPDLKRATGLWLGEAVHFVDKVQQAGYTVDYVSPAGGYVPIDPHSLQMAPELDWQWYNDKAFMNRLGATLNPAQVKAETYSAIYYTGGHGVIWDFPNSQPLQELARRIYERGGVVASVCHGAVGLLNIKLSDNTLLLRGRAVTGFSNTEEKLAELDNVVPFLTENELGARGGEYSKADDPWVPFVVEDDRLITGQNPASTAGVAEAVLRYLGASK, encoded by the coding sequence ATGAACAAGAAGATCCTGATCGTGCTGACCAATACCGCCAAGTACCCCGATCTCAAGCGGGCCACAGGGTTGTGGCTGGGTGAGGCCGTGCACTTCGTCGACAAGGTGCAACAGGCCGGCTATACGGTCGACTATGTCAGCCCGGCGGGTGGCTATGTGCCCATCGACCCGCACAGCCTGCAGATGGCACCAGAACTGGACTGGCAGTGGTACAACGACAAGGCCTTCATGAACCGCCTGGGGGCAACCCTTAATCCCGCTCAGGTAAAGGCCGAGACCTACAGTGCGATCTACTATACCGGCGGGCACGGCGTGATCTGGGATTTTCCCAATAGCCAACCATTGCAGGAGCTGGCACGCCGCATTTATGAGCGCGGTGGCGTGGTCGCCTCGGTGTGCCATGGCGCGGTGGGGTTGCTGAACATCAAGCTCAGCGATAACACCCTGCTGCTAAGAGGACGGGCGGTGACGGGTTTCTCCAACACCGAGGAGAAACTGGCCGAACTGGACAACGTGGTGCCCTTCCTGACCGAGAACGAACTCGGCGCACGCGGCGGCGAGTACAGCAAGGCAGATGATCCGTGGGTCCCCTTCGTGGTCGAAGACGACAGGTTGATCACCGGGCAGAACCCGGCCTCTACCGCTGGAGTGGCCGAGGCGGTCCTGCGCTACCTGGGCGCCAGCAAATAG
- the hppD gene encoding 4-hydroxyphenylpyruvate dioxygenase, with product MADIFDNPMGLEGFEFIELASPTPGVLEPVFQMLGFTKVATHRSKDVHLYRQGGINLILNNEPGIASYFAAEHGPSVCGMAFRVRNAHEAYARALELGAQPVEIETGPMELRLPAIKGIGGAPLYLIDRYEEGSSIYDIDFKFIEGVDRNPVGAGLKIIDHLTHNVYRGRMSYWAGFYEKLFNFREIRYFDIKGEYTGLTSRAMTAPDGMIRIPLNEESSKGSGQIEEFLMQFNGEGIQHVAFLTDDLLKTWDALKGFGMRFMTPPPQTYYEMLEERLPGHGEPVDQLKSRGILLDGASEAGDKRLLLQIFSETLLGPVFFEFIQRKGDDGFGEGNFKALFESIERDQVRRGVLNVE from the coding sequence ATGGCAGATATCTTCGACAACCCGATGGGCCTGGAAGGCTTCGAATTCATCGAGCTCGCCTCGCCGACCCCTGGCGTGCTGGAACCGGTGTTCCAGATGCTCGGTTTCACCAAGGTGGCGACCCACCGCTCCAAGGATGTGCACCTGTATCGCCAGGGTGGCATCAACCTGATCCTGAACAACGAACCGGGCATCGCCTCGTACTTCGCCGCCGAGCACGGCCCGTCGGTGTGTGGCATGGCCTTCCGCGTGCGTAACGCCCACGAAGCCTACGCTCGTGCCCTGGAACTGGGCGCGCAGCCGGTGGAAATCGAAACCGGCCCGATGGAGCTGCGCCTGCCGGCGATCAAGGGTATCGGTGGCGCGCCGCTGTACCTGATCGACCGCTATGAGGAAGGCAGCTCGATCTACGACATCGACTTCAAGTTCATCGAAGGCGTCGACCGTAACCCGGTCGGAGCCGGCCTGAAGATCATCGACCACCTGACCCACAACGTCTATCGCGGGCGCATGTCGTACTGGGCGGGCTTCTACGAGAAGCTGTTCAACTTCCGCGAGATCCGTTACTTCGACATCAAGGGCGAGTACACCGGCCTGACCTCCCGCGCCATGACCGCGCCGGACGGCATGATCCGCATCCCGCTCAACGAGGAATCGTCGAAGGGCTCGGGGCAGATCGAAGAGTTCCTGATGCAGTTCAACGGCGAAGGCATCCAGCACGTGGCCTTCCTCACCGACGACCTGCTCAAGACCTGGGATGCGCTCAAGGGCTTTGGCATGCGCTTCATGACCCCGCCGCCGCAAACCTACTACGAGATGCTCGAGGAGCGCCTGCCGGGCCATGGCGAGCCGGTCGACCAGCTCAAGAGCCGTGGCATCCTGCTGGATGGCGCGTCCGAGGCGGGTGACAAGCGCCTGCTGCTGCAGATCTTCTCCGAGACCTTGTTGGGCCCGGTGTTCTTCGAGTTCATCCAGCGCAAGGGCGACGATGGCTTCGGCGAGGGCAACTTCAAGGCGCTGTTCGAGTCGATCGAGCGTGACCAGGTACGCCGTGGCGTGCTGAACGTCGAGTAA